In Stieleria varia, one genomic interval encodes:
- a CDS encoding protein kinase domain-containing protein, which translates to MTADDRETRDGAPDPQMDDTADSSASFDVDFTLLRPDEMPDLTETGGDGKADVSSQTPLLERVDRYRIKKLLGRGGFGSVYLARDEQLGRLVAIKIAHRDLVANPSDASLYLEEARNVAKLDHPHIVPVHDVGSTAEVPFYFVSKYIDGCNLATLLRQSPVNFYTAAKITATIADALQHAHKNGLVHRDVKPGNILIDKAGTPYLVDFGLALSEESLESEPRYVGTPSYTSPEQARGEGHRVDGRSDVFSLGVVLYEMLTGRRPFRGAKRANVLEQVASYEPRPPRQYNEDVPKPLERICQKAMAKLASERYASAVDMAEDLQHFLAAYEPNRTSASSVQSHPASEPPRTTVGTEQVSTSDRNSQTTDVGNTQSATVETAVDRSTESSSSRGLAIVPKGIRSFDSHDADFFLELLPGARDRDGLPDSIRFWKTRLEETHSERTFPVGLIYGPSGCGKSSLVQAGLLPRLSSHVKAIFIESSANETESRLLTALHHQCPTLPRERSLVDLFKMIRNGFGPPLGHKIVVVLDQFEQWLHAHSTNDGGTLVQALRQCDGGRIQVLVLVRDDFWMAATGFMRELEARISEGHNAASVDLFPVRHAIKVLDAYGRAFGALPKPPAKLSSAQETFLRMAIDQLASDGKVICVRLALFAEIMKSRPWTIESLRQVGGAQGVGLKFLEETFDGDSAPLAHRYHAKAARRTLHELLPSAGESIRGHSRTIAELNQASGYKPDSKDFSELMTILDTEVRLITPCDHDDQQQEIDAKQQNPSGHGRYQLTHDYLVHSLRSWLTQKQRETRRGRAELLLSERATLWDAKPENRHLPTLTEDLRIRWLTDRSRWNSQEIAVMKRAKRVHLLQVATVTACLLLLGFAAFELQRHQVEQRQISQANEMVRGLSKVEIVELPQSLQQLVPLRQWAEPTILREHDRATDGSKEKLRLTLALPLDHPQRESYLMGQIPNLSIGEFQVVRDFISPGTDSIERLWNTAQDENADAGQRFQAGCALAKFTPQDTRWSELAPRMVTHLTADDSTVPSFHLPTRIDQLNAVRDVLTPHLLALMGESNSSDLVRERAAITLARFLSDSPSQLVEALIRGRKRLELAPLVAVLEPHLSEVTDALNDLVKHRIQDTGPSSEYLPRHHAVAIAAVTLAHFGDIDQYIELLQQPSWHPSWNPATRSLVKHYASEISIDTEKVLDHITDPKTDVEITRELVETLGRQGLRGLSTPDRDRVVGQLTKLSQEHIDGGIHQSALWALSQLRVETMPTPTELTAFDDETRERTRYWMSQIETTEAIRKAAMADRASRRTTWEDELVKRFEGEAVLTGESPEFRLAIDSPDEISLIINSSAQAELQQTVAVSKKVTGILGYCLELDGDDGITLGDAMSVERDEAFSYGCWLYSRNSPQWGGAFSRMQASSGRRGFDLWLDGNRVAAHLVHQEPDNYIKVITTDSIEINGWYHFFVTYDGSSLASGVKIYIDGVAVEVQHLADRLTDSIETTAPVVLGSRFGEFPISGWIDDIRFYRKRLSDDNVREIYESTMAKVLEIPDGQRSAEQQAAVGRAFRDETMIALDSKLDQLRKNVTQSAWAGRRQWFVNSQRQAFTVLPAPFFTATTDPTYDLAVATHEVTIEQFNQFNSSYRHDGNVAHSIQCPAHHVNWFEAAAYCNWLSRHERIPEDQWCYEPNESGEYRSGMRLKPNFRQLQGYRLPTAQEWRYACRAHADARFFFGSPPDLVGEYSWYAGNALGLTQPVGALSPNPFGLFDTHGNVWEWVLDIDDRIPVEPVTDDMQGTLLGGAMNSGLSALTVTGYAHIEPNYHSQYYGFRIVRSIPREQ; encoded by the coding sequence CCGTCGGATGCGTCGCTGTACCTCGAGGAAGCACGCAACGTTGCCAAGCTGGATCATCCGCACATCGTTCCCGTTCACGACGTGGGATCGACTGCGGAAGTCCCGTTCTACTTTGTCTCCAAGTACATCGACGGTTGCAATCTTGCAACGTTGCTGCGCCAGTCGCCTGTCAATTTCTACACGGCCGCAAAGATCACCGCGACGATTGCAGACGCTTTGCAACACGCACACAAGAACGGTTTGGTTCACCGGGACGTCAAACCTGGCAACATATTGATCGATAAGGCCGGCACGCCGTACTTGGTCGATTTCGGTTTGGCTCTGAGTGAAGAGTCGCTCGAATCGGAACCGCGTTATGTCGGCACGCCTTCCTACACCAGCCCGGAACAGGCGAGAGGCGAAGGCCACCGAGTCGACGGACGCAGCGATGTGTTCAGTCTCGGTGTGGTGCTCTATGAAATGTTGACCGGACGTCGACCGTTTCGCGGTGCCAAACGCGCCAACGTACTGGAGCAAGTCGCCAGCTACGAACCACGACCACCTCGCCAATACAACGAGGACGTCCCAAAACCGCTCGAAAGGATCTGCCAAAAGGCGATGGCCAAGCTCGCCTCAGAGCGATACGCATCGGCCGTCGACATGGCCGAGGACTTGCAGCATTTCCTGGCTGCCTACGAACCCAACCGGACGTCCGCCAGCAGCGTGCAGTCTCATCCGGCATCGGAACCTCCGCGAACGACAGTGGGCACCGAGCAGGTGTCCACGTCCGATCGTAACTCGCAAACGACAGACGTTGGCAACACTCAGTCAGCCACGGTGGAGACTGCTGTGGATCGGTCGACGGAGTCCAGCAGTTCACGAGGTTTGGCAATCGTCCCCAAAGGGATCCGTTCGTTCGACTCGCACGATGCGGACTTCTTTCTGGAGCTGTTGCCAGGGGCTCGTGATCGTGATGGACTACCCGATTCGATTCGTTTCTGGAAAACGCGATTAGAAGAGACGCACAGCGAGCGTACGTTTCCGGTCGGTTTGATCTACGGTCCCTCCGGCTGCGGCAAGTCATCACTGGTTCAAGCCGGCTTACTGCCACGACTCTCCTCCCACGTCAAAGCGATCTTCATCGAATCATCGGCAAATGAGACCGAGAGTCGCTTGTTGACCGCTTTGCATCACCAGTGCCCGACCTTGCCACGAGAACGCTCGCTGGTCGACTTGTTCAAGATGATTCGCAACGGATTCGGACCACCGTTGGGCCACAAGATCGTGGTCGTCTTGGATCAGTTTGAACAATGGCTTCACGCACATTCGACCAACGACGGCGGAACGCTGGTTCAAGCCCTGCGGCAATGTGATGGAGGACGTATTCAAGTCCTGGTGTTGGTGCGAGACGATTTCTGGATGGCGGCGACCGGGTTCATGCGAGAGTTGGAAGCGAGAATCTCCGAAGGCCACAACGCAGCCTCGGTCGATCTTTTTCCTGTTCGCCACGCGATCAAAGTCCTGGATGCCTACGGTCGCGCTTTTGGTGCGTTGCCAAAGCCTCCCGCAAAACTCAGCTCCGCGCAAGAAACGTTCTTGCGGATGGCCATCGACCAGCTTGCCAGTGACGGCAAAGTCATCTGCGTTCGCTTGGCACTGTTCGCCGAAATCATGAAGTCACGGCCGTGGACGATCGAATCGCTGCGTCAAGTCGGCGGAGCACAAGGCGTCGGACTCAAATTCCTTGAAGAAACCTTTGACGGCGACTCCGCGCCACTAGCTCATCGGTACCACGCCAAAGCAGCAAGGCGAACGTTGCACGAGTTGCTGCCGTCAGCGGGCGAAAGCATCCGTGGACACAGCAGAACCATCGCCGAATTGAATCAAGCCTCAGGATACAAACCGGACTCCAAAGACTTTTCCGAATTGATGACCATTTTGGATACGGAAGTCCGCTTGATCACTCCCTGTGACCATGATGATCAACAGCAGGAGATCGACGCCAAACAACAGAACCCATCCGGCCACGGTCGCTATCAACTGACTCACGACTACCTCGTTCACTCCCTGCGTTCTTGGCTGACTCAAAAACAACGCGAGACCCGGCGCGGGCGGGCGGAACTGTTGCTCAGCGAACGCGCCACACTGTGGGACGCCAAGCCGGAAAACAGACACCTGCCGACGTTGACAGAAGACTTGAGAATCCGCTGGCTAACAGACCGTAGCCGTTGGAACTCTCAAGAAATCGCGGTCATGAAACGCGCTAAACGCGTTCATTTGTTACAGGTCGCTACCGTTACCGCTTGTTTACTGCTGCTGGGATTCGCCGCCTTTGAGTTGCAACGTCACCAAGTGGAGCAACGACAGATCTCACAAGCCAACGAAATGGTCCGAGGCCTGTCAAAGGTAGAAATCGTCGAACTGCCCCAGTCCCTTCAGCAACTGGTGCCACTGCGCCAATGGGCAGAGCCGACCATCCTGCGTGAGCATGACCGAGCGACCGATGGCAGCAAAGAAAAATTGCGTTTGACCCTCGCATTGCCCCTCGATCATCCCCAGCGTGAATCTTACTTGATGGGGCAGATACCGAATCTGTCGATCGGCGAGTTTCAAGTCGTGCGTGATTTCATCTCGCCCGGTACGGATTCGATCGAGCGGCTTTGGAATACTGCACAAGATGAAAATGCAGATGCCGGCCAACGATTTCAAGCCGGATGTGCGTTGGCCAAGTTTACACCCCAAGACACACGATGGTCTGAACTAGCACCCCGCATGGTCACTCACCTGACCGCAGATGACTCGACCGTTCCTTCGTTTCACTTGCCGACCCGCATTGATCAACTCAATGCGGTTCGCGATGTGTTGACACCGCACCTGCTGGCTTTGATGGGCGAATCCAATTCCAGTGACCTCGTTCGTGAACGCGCCGCGATCACATTGGCACGGTTCCTGTCGGACTCGCCCAGCCAATTGGTCGAGGCATTGATCCGCGGCCGCAAGCGTCTGGAGTTGGCGCCGCTGGTCGCCGTCCTGGAACCACATCTTTCCGAAGTGACCGACGCACTGAATGATCTGGTAAAACACCGGATTCAGGATACCGGTCCCAGCTCAGAATACTTGCCTCGCCATCATGCGGTTGCCATCGCCGCAGTGACACTTGCCCACTTTGGTGACATCGACCAATACATCGAGCTGTTGCAGCAACCCAGTTGGCACCCGTCATGGAATCCAGCCACCCGATCCCTGGTCAAGCACTACGCTTCTGAGATCTCAATCGACACCGAAAAAGTCCTTGACCATATCACGGATCCGAAAACCGATGTCGAGATCACTCGCGAACTGGTGGAAACGCTGGGGCGTCAAGGTTTGCGAGGGCTCTCGACGCCCGATCGGGACCGCGTGGTCGGACAGTTGACGAAACTATCGCAAGAACACATTGATGGCGGGATTCATCAATCCGCACTCTGGGCACTTTCTCAGCTTCGCGTTGAAACAATGCCGACGCCGACCGAGCTGACAGCGTTCGACGACGAAACGAGAGAACGGACACGGTACTGGATGTCTCAAATTGAGACAACCGAGGCGATCCGTAAAGCGGCGATGGCCGATCGCGCCAGCCGGCGAACGACTTGGGAAGACGAGTTGGTCAAACGGTTTGAGGGGGAAGCTGTTTTGACGGGAGAGTCACCCGAATTTCGTCTCGCGATCGACTCCCCCGACGAAATCTCGCTTATCATCAACTCGTCCGCGCAGGCGGAGTTGCAGCAGACGGTTGCGGTGAGCAAGAAAGTGACCGGCATTCTCGGGTACTGTCTCGAGCTTGATGGCGACGATGGCATCACATTGGGCGACGCGATGTCCGTCGAACGCGACGAAGCGTTTTCCTACGGTTGTTGGCTTTACAGTCGAAACTCGCCGCAGTGGGGCGGCGCGTTCTCTCGCATGCAGGCGAGCAGTGGACGTAGGGGATTTGATCTTTGGCTGGACGGGAATCGCGTGGCCGCGCACTTGGTGCATCAGGAGCCGGACAACTACATCAAAGTCATCACTACCGATTCGATCGAGATCAACGGTTGGTATCACTTCTTTGTGACCTATGACGGAAGCTCACTCGCTAGCGGCGTGAAAATCTACATCGATGGCGTTGCCGTTGAAGTGCAGCATCTGGCGGATCGCTTGACAGATTCCATCGAGACAACGGCGCCTGTCGTGCTGGGTTCACGCTTCGGAGAGTTTCCGATCTCCGGTTGGATCGATGATATTCGTTTCTATCGAAAACGACTTTCCGATGACAACGTGCGGGAGATCTATGAATCGACGATGGCCAAGGTTCTGGAGATACCTGACGGGCAACGATCCGCTGAGCAACAGGCCGCCGTCGGGCGTGCGTTTCGCGATGAAACCATGATCGCTCTGGATTCCAAGCTCGATCAGCTTCGCAAAAATGTGACTCAGTCTGCTTGGGCGGGACGCCGTCAATGGTTCGTGAACTCCCAGCGACAAGCGTTTACCGTGCTGCCAGCCCCGTTCTTCACTGCGACAACGGACCCAACCTATGACTTGGCCGTCGCCACCCATGAAGTGACCATCGAACAATTCAACCAGTTCAATTCGTCTTACCGACACGATGGCAACGTCGCTCATAGCATTCAGTGCCCGGCACATCACGTGAATTGGTTCGAGGCCGCTGCGTATTGCAACTGGCTTAGTCGACACGAAAGGATCCCCGAGGATCAGTGGTGCTATGAACCGAATGAATCAGGGGAGTATCGGTCCGGCATGAGGTTGAAACCCAATTTCAGACAACTCCAAGGCTATCGGCTGCCCACCGCGCAAGAGTGGCGGTATGCATGTCGTGCTCACGCCGATGCGAGATTCTTTTTTGGTTCACCGCCGGATCTCGTCGGTGAATATTCCTGGTACGCGGGCAACGCATTGGGACTCACTCAGCCGGTCGGGGCTTTGTCGCCCAATCCGTTCGGCCTGTTTGACACTCACGGCAACGTCTGGGAGTGGGTTTTGGACATCGATGATCGCATCCCGGTCGAGCCAGTGACCGATGACATGCAAGGAACTCTGCTTGGTGGGGCAATGAACAGCGGCCTGAGCGCGTTGACCGTGACGGGGTACGCGCACATTGAACCCAATTATCACTCCCAGTACTACGGATTCCGAATCGTCAGAAGCATCCCACGGGAGCAATGA